In Uranotaenia lowii strain MFRU-FL chromosome 2, ASM2978415v1, whole genome shotgun sequence, one genomic interval encodes:
- the LOC129742127 gene encoding uncharacterized protein LOC129742127, whose amino-acid sequence MGDIKSTFWSDSTVALQWLKSPPSTWKTFVANRVSEIQTATHGSVWNHVSGTQNPADLVSRGMQVEDFLKSKLWVQGPNWLSEAEAKWPVSRSLTTKEAEGERHPEFVAVCRSESSVNPLFCQYSRLSFLIRVVAYCQKFIQNVNLKARTNPQTVVNSKPRTLTVDQLSQAKLLLVRLAQADGFQEEVKQLTKGEILAKSSKIRTLRPFIDSEGIIRVGGRLNLLQQPFLSKHPALLPTFHPLTTMIAKFYHQKLVHGGGRVTLAVMRETYWPVNGRRLMHLIIRNCIPCTRANPVPAQQQTGQLPLSRITVSRPFSITGIDYAGPIYLKPIHKRAPSMKGYICVFICFVTKAVHLEAATDLSTEAFLNVLRRFVSRRGRPTDLHSDNGKNFVGAKNELHHLFLMLSSEDELGKIHRSCAEEEIRWHLNPPKALHFGGLWEAAVKVAKKHLYRQLGKSLLSYEDLSTVLSQIEAAMNSRPIVPMSDDPNELSAITPAHFLIGSSMYSLPDRNLCDVVPNRLNHYHRLQQLYQQFWHHWRKEYLQEMQKDFKFREPNRNLVPGQLVILKDEFQHPVRWPLAKISKVFPGKDGLVRVIDIKTAKGNFKRDITKICPLPIERTVSTHEDSQQSNSPEPIH is encoded by the coding sequence ATGGGTGATATAAAATCAACGTTCTGGTCCGATTCAACTGTGGCACTACAGTGGCTCAAATCTCCACCCAGTACCTGGAAGACCTTCGTAGCAAATCGGGTCTCAGAGATCCAAACAGCAACACACGGATCAGTTTGGAATCACGTTTCTGGCACTCAAAATCCGGCCGATCTAGTTTCCAGAGGTATGCAAGTTGAGGATTTTTTGAAAAGCAAACTGTGGGTACAGGGGCCGAACTGGTTGTCTGAAGCAGAAGCGAAATGGCCAGTTTCACGATCACTCACTACCAAGGAAGCAGAAGGAGAAAGACACCCAGAATTTGTTGCTGTTTGCAGAAGTGAATCATCGGTAAACCCTCTCTTCTGTCAATACTCTCGCCTTTCTTTCCTGATTCGAGTAGTAGCATACTGCCAGAAGTTCATCCAGAATGTTAATTTGAAAGCTCGAACTAATCCTCAAACTGTTGTTAATTCAAAACCACGAACACTTACGGTAGACCAACTATCCCAAGCCAAGCTTCTTTTAGTACGTCTTGCCCAGGCTGACGGATTCCAGGAAGAAGTTAAACAGTTGACCAAAGGGGAGATTTTAGCCAAATCTTCTAAAATCCGAACATTAAGACCATTTATTGATTCAGAGGGTATCATACGTGTGGGGGGGCGGTTAAACCTTTTGCAACAACCATTCCTATCCAAGCACCCAGCTCTGCTCCCTACTTTCCATCCACTAACAACAATGATTGCCAAATTTTATCACCAAAAATTGGTTCATGGTGGCGGCCGTGTTACTTTGGCCGTAATGCGGGAGACATACTGGCCAGTAAATGGACGTCGACTTATGCACCTCATCATCCGAAATTGTATCCCATGCACTCGAGCCAATCCCGTTCCGGCGCAGCAACAAACAGGGCAGCTTCCATTATCCAGAATCACCGTTAGCAGACCATTCAGCATCACAGGAATCGACTACGCAGGTCCAATCTATTTGAAACCAATCCATAAGCGGGCACCATCTATGAAGGGCTACATATGCGTCTTCATCTGCTTCGTGACCAAAGCGGTCCACCTCGAAGCAGCTACTGATTTATCAACAGAGGCCTTCCTGAACGTTCTTCGACGATTTGTCTCTCGCCGAGGCCGACCTACGGATCTACATTCGGACAATGGCAAGAATTTCGTTGGAGCAAAAAATGAGCTAcatcatttgtttttgatgcTCTCTAGCGAAGACGAACTAGGAAAAATTCATCGATCCTGTGCAGAAGAAGAGATCAGATGgcacctcaaccccccaaaggCCCTCCACTTTGGCGGACTCTGGGAGGCTGCCGTAAAAGTGGCAAAAAAACATCTGTATCGCCAATTGGGTAAATCTTTGCTTTCTTATGAGGATTTGTCCACAGTTCTATCCCAGATAGAAGCCGCCATGAACTCACGCCCGATTGTTCCTATGAGTGATGACCCAAATGAGTTATCCGCTATTACTCCGGCACATTTTCTTATCGGGTCATCAATGTATTCCTTGCCAGACAGAAATTTGTGTGACGTAGTTCCTAACCGTCTCAATCATTATCATCGTCTTCAGCAACTCTATCAACAGTTTTGGCACCATTGGAGAAAGGAGTACCTACAGGAAATGcagaaagattttaaattccgGGAACCAAATCGTAATTTGGTACCCGGTCAACTGGTCATACTGAAAGATGAATTTCAACACCCTGTCCGTTGGCCACTGGCAAAGATCTCCAAAGTTTTTCCAGGCAAAGATGGTTTGGTGCGAGTGATTGATATCAAGACTGCAAAAGGCAACTTCAAGCGCGATATCACTAAGATATGTCCGCTACCAATCGAACGAACGGTATCAACCCATGAAGATAGTCAACAGTCCAATTCACCGGAACCAATCCACTGA